Below is a window of Cydia amplana chromosome 3, ilCydAmpl1.1, whole genome shotgun sequence DNA.
CTGTTACTATGCTTTGTCTGTGCTataattttatcattttttaaTAATTCGAGTGGGACTCAAAAAAGGAATTATTATTGTTCAGTGTTATTCAAGCTTATTGGAAACGCCACCCATAATATGGCCTTGGGTCTAACaaacaatatttataaaaacgtACTTATAATACATTGGATGTGGTATATGTTCTTACTAAACACTTTCTATCAAACGCAATTAACGACTTACACAACATATAGATTGTATAAGCCTCAAGTAAATGAATACATGAATTTACGCAACTATAATTTAAGCCCTTGTTTAGCTACTGATATAGGGCCGTTTTTGAAAAACTCTGGCGATATCCctataataaatgaaaaatatttagaatatCAAGGTTGCGAGACTGGAGATCTAGCTCTGGACCAAGTAGCAAAAACACAGACCAAGTACACAGTGACAAATTATTTAAGGTATCAGTGGTGGATTACCCGGCATCCACGAGAATCACGGAAAATATATTTGATGAAAAACAACTTTTATAATGTGCTCTATGGTATATATTTCAAACGTGGATTTCCTCTTCTGGAAACGTTCGAAAGACATATATGGTATCTTGCTGAATATGGTTTTATTGAAGCTATTAAAAGTTTTCACCATCTACGTAAGTATTCAAGGACCTCAGCGGCTATAAATAAATCATTCGAGATACGTGTTCTTAAATTAGAAGATCTAACTATACCGTTTGTTATCCTTATTTCCGGCTTAATCTTTTCATGCTTCATATTTACTATTGAGTTTTCGCACACACAGAGAAGAAAGTAAAGTGGGTTTTCAGTCCTTAAATAAACATGATTCTTAAACGTCTGCTTAGTAACAGTTGTTAATAAAATGGTACATGTATATAGCATATCAGATACGAGTACGTGGCCAAATTCTAGAGATTCGggaagaaatacatcatttaaaGAAGTATTTTCCATGCTTGATAAAATGTTTAACaaagttatttatatttcaacagcAGAACTGCTAAGGAGCTTCTAGGGCACAAAAGACACAAAACCTGCGCAGTGACTAGAATAttgactggacactgtaagttgaacaaaCACTTGTTTCAAATCGGaaaaaaacaagatgcgacatgcaggttctgccaggagtcagaggagactgctatgcatattctctgctcttgtggaccactaatgtcaaaaagaagtacctacctagggcgacACAGGTACAaagcattacggcccaaagaatctggaacTTACTGGATTCAACGGATATTAGTACTTGGTCGAAGTGGCATTCCAAAGGCCCAaaacaccccaataataataatcattgtggcgagctgttggggagtaacgaccccatgGACCtgagtgctccagagagtcggtcagggtctcagtttccggcgtgtcttcgtcggtcggattggaaccccaaggggacccgcaggactctctgCTCTGGCTTGCTTTAATTGGCCGttcagagaggagtcgttagagctaatgctccaggggtggaagtgttaAAGGGCATAACGCCGCGAGCGACTTCTGAGAAAGCGCAGCACACCagctctcgacacccctgagccgctcacgccGGTGTTGCGCCTGGCCGTCTTTACGATAGCGCATCAGGTGCCCATCTAGCGAGTGGCGAGTCaccgcctgcctcgataacgtaTGTCAGCATtattatggcaggtgtccggaccTCTTTACAATAGCCCAATTTAAGCTCCAGTCAAACTCATACATAGCCCTGAACTCTTTCCATTTTTGTTACAATagccccaatgcctgctgaaaccggttcacgggtatctattgatgtacccgtgaatgggttccagcaggcgttctacatgacatcaaacttGTCTTAAAGGggctctgcgctgttggcttcggccccacgcaTGCCTCCCAAAGGTCCAGGACCTcatggtcccgagatatggtaagacatacaaataataatatttatatttcaacagataatttatttttcggATCTATATCCGTAGAAATAATGTGGCTGTACGAATACTAGTCTGTCTAGTTCTAGTTCTATCGTATTCTTTACATAAAAACTGACAAAGGACCATGAccttacatataaaaaaagcggccaagtgcgagtcggactcgcccatgaagagttccgtatttaggcgatttatgacgtattaaaaaaaaactacttactagatctcgttcaaaccaatttttcggtggaagtttacatggtaatgtacaacatatattttttttagttttatcattctcttattttagaagttacagggggggggggggggacacacattttaccactttggaagtgtctctcgcgcaaactattcagtttagaaaaaaatgatattagaaacctcaatatcatttttgaagacctatccatagataccccacacgtatgggtttgatgaaaaaaaaatttttgagtttcagttcgaagtatggggaaccccaaaaatttattgtttttttttctatttttgtgtgaaaatcttaatgcggttcacagaatacatctacttaccaagtttcaacagtatagttcgtatagtttcggagaaaagtggctgtgacatacggacggacagacagacggatagacatgacgaatctataagggttccgttttttgccatttggctacggaaccctaattagtgcgacataaaatattaaagttaaataaaatttaactaaAAAAATCCATACCTACTAATTGTTGCCAAGTTTAAGCactttacgtcaaaaatgtgacagtgacgtagaaagtggcgccttctataattttctacaatttcttgtgagACTAtagctacagtcagcagcagaagttgctaagcgggccaggacaggagttcaaaatgatcttaacgcgactctatttttatgagaataagagcgtgtcaaggtaattttgaacatttcgcccgcttagcaacttctgctgctgactgtaccataatTATTTTTGAGGTTCCCTTTTTCCTGCAGTGTTTAGATTGATGACTATGATACCTAATATTGATAATGAtgatgtaaaattgtaaatgatacgtaaaataaatattatataatggtTTGAAGTTAaaagaaaacataattatagcAATTATTTAGGTCCGTTATTACGAACGTTATCTAACAGTTATTATCATTAACTAATTATAGTCGCACATGGCTTTAGCTGTTAGTAACATTAGCGCACTCACGACAGTCAGTCATGCTCTACAAAATagtgatttattatttcattaataTAGTTTATACTAATGGCCATGTTGGAAATATTCGCGTTGCCGAAATGCCACAAGAATTTGTAGAGCAATGTATTGTAGATATTATTGCATCAAAATCTCAATTTAACTCCGACATAGCTATCATTAACAATGATATTGTCACCACTGAGTTGATTCGGAGGATTCACAAAACCAACAATGTCAAGCTTTACGTAAAGGATGGTTCCGTGCATGTCGCTGCATCGCCCAGTAGTTTTATAATATATGGCCAGAACCTATCGTATTTTCAAAATCTGATTGACTATATGAACAAGGATTATTACCGCAAGCCAGATGCTCTTTACATCATAATAATGCCAGatttaaaaaatgattttatacaaatatttcaTACATTATGGAAGTACCATATTATAAATACGCTTATCATTGTCACAGAGACAAATAATTCTGCATCAGTATATTCCTATTTTCCATATTCAGAAGGTGGTTGTGGCCGGAATTATaacaatacaattaaaattagtgaTTGCAATAGTGTTAAGAAATCTGACATAATGGACTCGATACGTGAATATGATATTCCTGTCCTTAAGAATTGTGTTTTACAAGTAGGAACTCATAATTATCCACCGATAGTTATATCGGATATAGATCCGAAAAATAAATTAGCTGTTGGAATAGAAATAGATTTGTTAAACATTTTAGCAAGCTtggaaaatatttctttaaattatgtattttttccCGAATATGTAGAATTTGGCCACGTATCTGATAATTTTACTGTTACTGGAATATTAAAGAAATTATATGATAATGAAGTTGATTTGGTGATTGGGGCCTTTGCGTTGAACAGTCAACGAGCACTATTCTTTGACTTTATATGGTCCCACTTTGCGTATGAAGATAGTTTTGTTACTGTGACTCCTAGCGCCGGTCTCTTAGAACGATGGAGAATCATTTACATAGTGTTTAAACCACTAGTCTGGCTACTATTATTATTCATATTCTTACTTTGTTCAGTTCTTCTTTCTAATAATAACATCGTACTAAATTATGATAGATCTTCTGAACTTCTTAATCTATTTGGGAATTTGACACAAAACATTGCATTAAGTCTCAAAGGATACagatttaataactttattattgTTCATTGGATATGGTTTGGGTTTTTAGTAAATTGTTTTTATCAAAGTAAGCTAACAAGTTTTACTACATATCGAATCAGCAAGCCACAATTGAATGAATATATGTCTTTAAATGATTACAACTTTACTCCGTGTTTCGCGCTAGACATATCTCCGTTTATGAAATACTCTGGTCAAGTTCCTATTATACATGAAGAATATCTAGAAACCCACGGATGTGAAACTGCAGATTTATCCATGGATACGGTGGCGAAAACGCAAAATAAGTACACAGTAACAAACTACTATAGATACCTTTGGTGGATAACTAAAAATCCAACGAAGAAGGCACAAATCCATCTCATGAAAGAAAAACTGTACAATGCTCTTTATGTCATATTCCTAAAACGCGGTTTTCCACTTCTAAAAGATTTTCAACTTAAAATGATGCAGTTAGTTGATAATGGTTTTGTGGAAGTTGTTAAATCTCATCATATGATTCATGACCATGTAGATTCGAATGTTGGTGGTTCATTTGAAATTAGTCGTTTAAAATTAATAGATTTTATTATACCGTTTAGTATTTTAAGCACAGGTTTGGTAGTTgcatttgtaatatttgtaattgaATTAATGCAcgctgataaataaatatttgtacctacttcaataggaACAAAAACTTTGAATTAATCTTTGTGGATTTGGCAATATTGTGTGTCTAAATATATGAATATTGTGTTAAGTAGACaaaggaaaaaatataaatatatcagagtaaaaaataatataattgttGTCTTATTTTacttctatttttattataagcttttatttaacttgcaatgtacttAGTACGTTTGTTAAAGTGAAACCTTGCAAACTAAATTTGACCCATTTCccaacttccaatgaagctgaaaatttgcatacatatgtaagtcgggtgacaatgcaatatatggtaccatcgagcttatctgatgatggagacacgaggtagccataggaactccgtgctaaaacaacgcaacctaattgtgtttggggtttttagaatagggatcagggatgttgcgaacatccgcatccgcatccgcataaaatcgatgcggagcttatgcggatgcggatgtcgaacaagtcggtccaggaacgtcttagcggcgacgtaagtgctaggtaatttagtcattacctataacgaaatcgtctagatccagaaaagtcggccaagttactgtttattaaatataacgcacctatattcttgctcaaatactaaacgtttcgtttttttttataaaaaaatactaaaaatgtaatacttgacgttttctaagtacttaatcttgacatccgcatccgcatccgcatccgcggatgtgagccattaaatatccgcatccgcatccgcatccgcggatgtcaaaaaatctgcatccgcaacatccctgatagtgatgatgacacatgttgaattttataacaaaatctagtaaaatagcaaacgagcaatttatcacaataatgtggatattataataaaatattgaaaaattacaaaaatacaggacctgaaagtttcaaaatttaagttttttttttactacaaaaaacgataaaagtaagggtaccattcgattccttatatttcatccaaaaaaatattgtatagcaactatatacataaacgcaatatttcaccgacaaaaacgcaattttcttgttttgtccatattacaagatgggctcccagagaccttgacgtcacgttcccttatccttttgtttagggcgtttcgcgagtgaagtacgactgtcggcctttgactacaatttctaacttttgtgttactttaatgcaatgggtccaatatagacatttgatcctaaaaacaaacccgatcgagtgataccataaataaaaattagttaTGTACCctattgtctcgatgagtattagttgcctgtggatattagggtggagcgaaatccaaaattcttgaatatagcaatggaacccctctaaaaggatgtctaattttttattgtttaagggaaaaataataaaaaaaatattggtatatacttttagccctctactattcgattatatatagcaatatttgtatatttttaataaatttaatttatgcttattttttttataacaagttttattcattaaataacatctttttgttacagatatactcgattcctatacttatttttgtttataacgtatatttttatgacatggtaaaaccacgtaaatagaggttttatggaaaaggccctttaacccggatattgtgcacaaattgcagtttacaacttattacagaaccgtgaaaactattttgaacgtgataagataattaaaatactactagtaaaagcaaatatatgcctaacatacgtgtgaacatgacccaaaaagggcgtaagcgacgccgaaCGGCAATATTTGAcgctcatttaaacatataagtaacccattttttgcagtaaaatgatacttatcgtaatcaataacaccgttactttggcacaagaacgcaaaaaaaaaataactcatataatttttttatactgtagcattttccttgttttgcatgaaattgctatttaatatgaaagtttgaaattttattatttcataaatattgaaaaaggcacaaaaattttggtaataacttattaaatgcttattaagtattatataatttcaataaaatgtacacatattagtgaaatagtatatttaaataattgatgaaaatttacctttattaatttctttagcggctgggtagagggctaaaagtagtgtttattttgaaacttgatataatcactataatctacatgacaaactgcaactttttgtaccggttctacattgataatcaaatttttattttttcccatacaacgacgcTCCACCCTAGTGGATATCCCAAGAAGTAGGCGCTAGTTTTTAgtaaagcgactgccatctgacctcccAACCGGAGGGAAAACTAGGCCTCTTTGGGATTAGTCCGCTTTCCTCGCGATATTTTCATtcgccgaaaagcaactggtaaatatctaatgatatttcgtacataagttccgtaaaacttattggtacgagccttggtttgaacccgcgacctccggattgaaagtggCACGCTCTAACCGCTAGGCCACAAGCGCTTTCAACGAAATTTAAATATTCTCACTTAAAATTCATTCAATAATGGGTCATCTTTTTAACACATTAGTAGAACGTAGTATAATAATTCTTCTAACAAAGTATGTATCATCGTCGTCTGGCTGTCAGGaaacaataacaacaataaaAAGTTTATACTTAAGTACCAAGAGTATAGATTGCAATTGTCTGACAAAACCAAATTTTTCAGTAGAAAATAGCGGCAAATTCTCCTTTTAGACCTTATTAGCAATAATTCGACTTTCtcacaataatatttttttgaagtgaaaacttctttagcggcgctgggcactttttgaggtggggaaaaaattataaagtcgagacagcgtaaggcgatcagtgatcacgtgaccgtaaagggcgtaaggcgatcacgtgaccgtaagccccgtaaggtggccactcataatttaaatggcatttaaatcaataaagaaaaactcaatgttatttgacatttatgttgcggactcctttttaagactctttacctatgttcaaataatttgacgttatcatggcagtatgtaaataaacatgtcaatgaaaaagtgtgatcttatttgagaatgataataatatataataaataaatagaatacctccgttAAACGTATGgttcgtgttaccgggcgtcggtaacatagtgaggtgagttttcacttctatcggcactcccggagtgcaaccgtagttgcttttttttattagaaagcAGCTGGTACATAATAGCAAA
It encodes the following:
- the LOC134662502 gene encoding uncharacterized protein LOC134662502, which codes for MLYKIVIYYFINIVYTNGHVGNIRVAEMPQEFVEQCIVDIIASKSQFNSDIAIINNDIVTTELIRRIHKTNNVKLYVKDGSVHVAASPSSFIIYGQNLSYFQNLIDYMNKDYYRKPDALYIIIMPDLKNDFIQIFHTLWKYHIINTLIIVTETNNSASVYSYFPYSEGGCGRNYNNTIKISDCNSVKKSDIMDSIREYDIPVLKNCVLQVGTHNYPPIVISDIDPKNKLAVGIEIDLLNILASLENISLNYVFFPEYVEFGHVSDNFTVTGILKKLYDNEVDLVIGAFALNSQRALFFDFIWSHFAYEDSFVTVTPSAGLLERWRIIYIVFKPLVWLLLLFIFLLCSVLLSNNNIVLNYDRSSELLNLFGNLTQNIALSLKGYRFNNFIIVHWIWFGFLVNCFYQSKLTSFTTYRISKPQLNEYMSLNDYNFTPCFALDISPFMKYSGQVPIIHEEYLETHGCETADLSMDTVAKTQNKYTVTNYYRYLWWITKNPTKKAQIHLMKEKLYNALYVIFLKRGFPLLKDFQLKMMQLVDNGFVEVVKSHHMIHDHVDSNVGGSFEISRLKLIDFIIPFSILSTGLVVAFVIFVIELMHADK